A window of Ignavibacteriales bacterium contains these coding sequences:
- a CDS encoding T9SS type A sorting domain-containing protein, giving the protein MKTKIILILFVSCLYSISAQNITYKRLDINNIHLYLQNIGNLKYVDGVGGGYWNSLPSVERWDSVIVFDQGPWVIGKIKNKVYVGMVQWWDVPSSIFSPGPIINNKPAMYTAPQDSMRYRCYKISRGDNASNPDYSNWPVDFGAPVNSNGSPKLYGDQTIWTVYNALDSTRSYREYWNTHLDSLPVMPVEIQQTVFARKGNLNDEADIFSNIVFEEWTIINKGNETIDSTYFSLWTDIDLWLNSAYNIPQVDTSLGLGYLWSNNSQTPQLTAGYALLYGPSVSSNGDRAVYKGRLKNNFKNLDMSSFHSIFGDAAVGNLGEPAFTRQKAWNIARGYYPDGTVKIDSTTGKKTKYTFSGDPVTNSGWIRKEYTGGGAGFNMFSGPFTLAPNDTQWVMVALVPALGKDYKESITRLRKKVALLKSLPYDSLAFGKTPLVVDVKENQGVIPNSFMLYQNYPNPFNPSTTIKYSIPHIGTGHVVPAQLKVYDVLGREVAILVNEEKSPGNYEVKFDGTNISSGVYFYTLSANGFFQSKKMLLMK; this is encoded by the coding sequence ATGAAAACAAAAATAATTTTAATTCTTTTTGTTTCCTGCCTTTATTCAATATCTGCTCAAAATATTACTTATAAACGTCTGGATATAAACAATATACATCTGTATCTGCAGAACATTGGAAATCTAAAATATGTAGATGGTGTTGGAGGCGGATATTGGAATTCATTACCAAGTGTAGAGCGTTGGGATTCGGTGATTGTATTTGATCAAGGTCCGTGGGTAATTGGCAAAATAAAAAACAAAGTATATGTTGGAATGGTACAATGGTGGGATGTCCCATCTTCAATTTTTTCACCCGGTCCCATAATTAACAACAAACCCGCTATGTATACCGCTCCTCAAGACTCAATGCGGTATAGATGCTACAAAATTTCAAGGGGAGATAATGCTAGTAATCCGGATTATAGTAACTGGCCTGTAGATTTTGGGGCGCCGGTTAATTCAAACGGCAGCCCTAAACTTTACGGCGACCAAACAATTTGGACTGTTTACAATGCATTGGATTCGACAAGGAGTTACCGGGAGTATTGGAACACACACTTGGATTCTTTACCCGTTATGCCTGTAGAAATACAACAAACAGTGTTCGCGAGAAAAGGAAATTTGAACGATGAAGCTGATATTTTTTCTAATATAGTTTTTGAAGAATGGACAATCATCAACAAAGGAAATGAAACAATTGATTCCACTTATTTTTCTTTGTGGACAGATATTGATCTTTGGTTGAATTCAGCTTATAATATTCCGCAGGTAGATACATCCCTTGGTTTAGGATATTTATGGTCTAATAATTCTCAGACTCCTCAATTGACAGCTGGCTATGCATTATTATACGGCCCGTCTGTTTCATCAAACGGAGATCGTGCAGTTTATAAAGGAAGGTTGAAAAACAATTTTAAGAATCTTGATATGTCGTCTTTCCATTCAATATTTGGAGACGCTGCAGTTGGAAATCTAGGCGAACCTGCTTTCACAAGACAAAAAGCTTGGAATATTGCCCGGGGTTATTATCCCGACGGCACGGTAAAAATTGATTCAACAACAGGAAAGAAAACTAAATATACATTTTCCGGAGATCCGGTTACCAATTCAGGGTGGATTCGGAAGGAATACACAGGTGGCGGTGCTGGATTCAATATGTTCAGCGGCCCATTTACTTTGGCTCCTAACGACACACAATGGGTAATGGTTGCTTTAGTTCCAGCGCTCGGCAAAGATTATAAAGAAAGCATAACAAGATTACGAAAAAAAGTTGCACTGTTAAAATCTTTGCCTTATGATAGTCTTGCATTTGGTAAAACTCCTTTAGTTGTTGATGTAAAAGAGAATCAGGGTGTTATACCAAATTCTTTTATGCTTTACCAGAATTACCCCAACCCATTTAATCCAAGTACAACAATAAAATATTCCATTCCTCATATAGGAACAGGACATGTTGTGCCCGCACAATTAAAAGTTTATGATGTATTAGGTCGTGAAGTTGCTATTCTTGTTAACGAAGAAAAATCTCCGGGTAATTATGAAGTGAAGTTTGACGGAACAAATATCTCGAGTGGAGTTTATTTTTATACACTGAGTGCAAACGGATTTTTCCAATCGAAAAAGATGCTGCTGATGAAATAA
- the ispD gene encoding 2-C-methyl-D-erythritol 4-phosphate cytidylyltransferase: MKVFAIIPSGGSGLRMNNPPCLPDRQVPKQYIRINGKEIIAYTLEVFQKCESIDEIIISACKDYFDLLRTIKNNYSFSKISKIVEGGDERQHSVLNALKSTNAKDNDLIVVHDAVRSLLPNDILIKSIETAKISGSAVVAIKAKDTLIKGMDSVVSYIDRQDVYYAQTPQVFQYKILLDAMNQAEKENFIGTDESMLVQRAGYKVKIVEGSSLNFKITNKDDIKLFELITRTK; encoded by the coding sequence ATGAAAGTATTTGCAATAATTCCTTCGGGCGGCTCTGGTTTGCGAATGAATAATCCGCCCTGCCTGCCGGACAGGCAAGTTCCTAAGCAATATATCCGTATCAACGGAAAAGAAATTATTGCTTACACTTTAGAAGTCTTTCAAAAATGCGAATCGATTGATGAGATAATTATCTCTGCCTGCAAAGATTATTTTGATCTCCTTCGAACAATAAAAAACAATTATTCATTCTCTAAGATCTCAAAAATTGTAGAAGGCGGAGATGAACGCCAGCATTCGGTTCTTAATGCATTAAAATCTACCAATGCAAAGGATAATGATTTAATAGTTGTACATGATGCTGTCCGTTCGCTACTTCCGAATGATATTCTTATCAAGTCAATAGAGACAGCAAAAATATCCGGAAGTGCTGTGGTTGCTATCAAAGCGAAAGATACGCTGATCAAAGGAATGGATTCTGTTGTTTCATATATTGATCGGCAAGATGTTTATTATGCACAAACTCCGCAAGTATTCCAATATAAAATTCTTTTGGATGCTATGAATCAAGCTGAAAAGGAAAATTTTATCGGAACGGATGAATCTATGCTTGTTCAACGTGCTGGTTATAAAGTAAAAATAGTTGAAGGTTCATCGCTGAATTTCAAAATCACGAATAAGGACGATATTAAACTTTTTGAATTAATCACCCGCACCAAATAA
- a CDS encoding T9SS type A sorting domain-containing protein: protein MKKLLFLLILCNLINAQHINNPLILGELLIHVSNNPQNVSLTFQSVKIQNTTHWNFQNNIVWNSDYTGQTQTGVTTSTFMYWRDGYPIGMGKGIYYIYAETSDNTIRTYFIYDIRTSKDWDHHISPDLHVVYNYGLNEFSIESSGEDITGSIVNAWDYTPGLTPTQETDKFEPRPPTNLSVSNLGGHPLLVWNNNELEDYWTAVEVYRALTYSGPPSNWNSIATLSAGSTSYYDTRYTVGQGAIAWYKVCKRNANKLSQFSNVVSINIIPQSIAQFKPVDETNATCEKIEFDNSLFQNYPNPFNPSTEISFSLKEDSHITIKLYDVLGKELLTIANGDYAKGIHRINFNGSFLSSGVYIYCIKSQLFTTSKKLIISK, encoded by the coding sequence ATGAAAAAATTATTATTTTTACTAATTTTATGTAATCTCATTAATGCGCAGCACATTAATAACCCGCTAATACTTGGAGAGCTACTCATTCATGTTTCAAATAATCCACAAAATGTGAGTCTAACTTTCCAGTCTGTAAAAATTCAAAATACTACACATTGGAATTTCCAAAACAATATTGTATGGAATTCAGATTATACCGGACAAACGCAAACTGGTGTTACCACCAGTACATTTATGTACTGGAGAGATGGTTATCCAATTGGAATGGGTAAAGGTATTTATTATATTTATGCGGAAACAAGCGATAATACTATAAGGACTTATTTTATATATGATATTAGAACATCAAAAGATTGGGATCATCATATTAGTCCTGACCTACACGTGGTATATAATTATGGACTAAACGAATTCTCTATTGAGTCTTCAGGGGAAGATATAACTGGATCCATAGTAAATGCATGGGATTATACACCAGGTTTAACGCCGACACAAGAAACTGATAAATTTGAACCAAGACCGCCAACGAATCTTTCAGTATCTAACTTAGGTGGTCACCCGCTATTAGTATGGAATAATAATGAACTTGAAGACTATTGGACAGCCGTAGAAGTTTATCGTGCTTTAACGTATTCGGGTCCACCAAGTAATTGGAATAGCATAGCTACCTTAAGCGCGGGCAGCACTTCTTATTACGATACAAGATACACCGTAGGCCAAGGAGCGATTGCGTGGTATAAAGTTTGCAAAAGAAATGCGAATAAATTATCTCAATTTTCGAATGTAGTCAGTATAAATATTATACCTCAATCAATAGCACAATTTAAACCGGTTGACGAAACAAACGCAACCTGCGAGAAAATTGAATTTGACAATTCTCTTTTTCAAAACTATCCGAACCCTTTTAATCCATCAACAGAAATCAGTTTCAGCTTAAAGGAAGATAGTCATATTACTATCAAACTCTATGATGTCCTTGGAAAAGAATTATTAACTATAGCGAATGGTGATTATGCAAAAGGAATTCATAGGATTAATTTTAATGGTTCCTTTTTGTCATCCGGTGTTTATATTTATTGTATTAAGAGCCAACTATTTACAACTTCAAAAAAATTAATAATATCTAAATGA
- the ppdK gene encoding pyruvate, phosphate dikinase: MARATQKYVYYFGGKRAEGKADMKELLGGKGANLAEMVNIGLPVPAGFTITTEVCTAYYKNNKKYPKELDKQVKTALAKVEKEMGAKFGDKINPLLVSVRSGARASMPGMMETILNVGLNNETREALIAKTNNPRFVYDSHRRLIQMYSDVVMEKAAGIEPEEGKGVRHQLEKELYNMKEVRGAKNDTDLSSEDLKELIEIYKAKVYEVLGKPFPENPMDQLWGAVSAVFQSWMGKRACSYRRIENIPDEWGTTVNVQSMVFGNMGDTSATGVAFTRNPATGENYFYGEWLPNAQGEDVVAGIRTPNPINEIGKSEHTAHLPSLETAMVPAYKQLHAIERSLEKHYHDMLDIEFTIQETKLYMLQCRVGKRNGPAAVRMAVDMYKEKLITKEEAVMRVQPSQLDELLHPIIDPKAELTSNVVVKGLPAGPGGASGQVVFSANDAVAWAKEGKRVILVREETNPEDIEGMRAAQAILTGRGGMTSHAALVARGWGKCCIVGAGAVKINYHEKYFTVGNYTVREGEWLTLNGSKGTVYLGELPMIKAAEENPDFQAFMKICDAVRKLKVRTNADTPEDAARARAFGAEGIGLFRTEHMFYGKNSEEPLFKLRKMIHSNTEVERRGALNELFPHVKHDVKGTMEAMDGYPVTFRTLDPPLHEFVPTRQDEREKLANSLGISLQELNKRADSLHENNPMMGHRGVRLGITFPEITEMQVRAIFEATAELLQEGKKPFPEIMIPVTCHVNEIKHQYKIITKVHAEVCEKFGLKKIPHLIGTMIEIPRACLTANKIAEVAQFFSFGTNDLTQMGFGFSRDDIGGFLPEYLEQKILPVDPFQTIDQEAIGKLMMMAVEGGRATRPDLKIGICGEHGGEPKSVEFCHKIGLNYVSCSPFRVPIARLAAAHAVVKESKNVKPTVKKAVVKKSNKKKVKRTTKKK; encoded by the coding sequence ATGGCTCGAGCAACACAAAAGTATGTTTATTATTTCGGCGGCAAACGTGCTGAAGGTAAAGCAGATATGAAAGAACTTCTAGGAGGTAAGGGTGCGAACTTGGCTGAAATGGTTAACATCGGTTTACCGGTTCCGGCCGGCTTCACAATTACAACAGAAGTCTGTACGGCATATTATAAAAACAATAAAAAATATCCTAAAGAACTAGATAAACAAGTTAAAACTGCTCTTGCAAAAGTTGAAAAAGAAATGGGTGCAAAGTTTGGAGACAAAATAAATCCGTTGCTTGTTTCGGTTCGTTCCGGTGCGCGTGCATCAATGCCCGGTATGATGGAAACAATATTAAATGTTGGATTGAACAATGAAACGCGTGAAGCTTTAATAGCAAAGACAAATAATCCCCGTTTTGTTTATGATTCACACCGCCGCTTGATCCAAATGTATTCAGATGTTGTAATGGAAAAAGCTGCCGGCATCGAACCGGAAGAAGGTAAAGGTGTCCGTCATCAATTAGAAAAAGAACTTTACAATATGAAAGAAGTTCGCGGTGCAAAAAATGATACTGATCTAAGTTCGGAAGATTTAAAAGAACTTATAGAAATTTACAAAGCTAAAGTTTATGAAGTACTCGGTAAACCTTTTCCAGAAAATCCTATGGATCAATTATGGGGAGCTGTCTCTGCCGTATTCCAAAGCTGGATGGGCAAACGTGCATGCTCTTACAGAAGAATTGAAAATATTCCCGATGAATGGGGTACCACAGTAAATGTTCAATCAATGGTATTTGGAAATATGGGAGATACATCGGCAACGGGTGTTGCGTTTACACGTAATCCTGCAACAGGAGAAAATTATTTTTATGGTGAATGGCTGCCGAATGCACAAGGTGAAGATGTTGTTGCGGGCATCAGAACACCAAACCCTATTAATGAAATTGGTAAGAGTGAGCACACAGCACATCTTCCATCACTTGAAACAGCAATGGTTCCGGCTTACAAACAACTTCATGCAATAGAACGCTCACTTGAAAAACATTATCACGATATGCTTGATATTGAATTCACAATTCAAGAGACAAAGCTTTATATGCTTCAATGCCGTGTTGGAAAAAGAAACGGACCGGCTGCTGTAAGAATGGCTGTTGATATGTACAAAGAAAAATTAATTACCAAAGAAGAAGCTGTAATGCGGGTTCAACCTTCTCAGTTGGATGAACTTCTTCACCCGATTATAGATCCGAAAGCCGAACTTACATCTAATGTTGTTGTAAAAGGATTACCTGCAGGACCTGGCGGTGCATCTGGACAAGTTGTTTTCTCAGCGAATGATGCTGTAGCTTGGGCTAAAGAAGGTAAGAGAGTAATTCTTGTGCGTGAAGAAACAAATCCGGAAGACATTGAAGGAATGCGAGCCGCACAAGCAATACTAACAGGCCGCGGTGGAATGACATCACACGCTGCACTCGTTGCCAGAGGTTGGGGTAAATGTTGTATCGTTGGCGCAGGTGCCGTTAAAATAAATTATCATGAAAAATATTTTACTGTTGGAAATTACACGGTGCGTGAAGGTGAATGGCTAACTCTAAACGGTTCCAAAGGAACTGTATATCTTGGTGAATTACCAATGATTAAAGCCGCCGAAGAGAATCCCGACTTCCAGGCATTTATGAAAATTTGCGATGCCGTTAGAAAATTAAAAGTTAGAACAAATGCAGACACACCAGAAGATGCAGCACGCGCACGAGCATTCGGCGCTGAAGGTATTGGATTATTTAGAACCGAGCATATGTTCTATGGAAAAAATTCTGAAGAGCCGTTATTTAAACTTCGTAAAATGATCCACTCAAATACCGAAGTTGAAAGAAGAGGCGCTTTGAATGAACTTTTCCCTCATGTTAAACACGATGTAAAAGGAACTATGGAAGCTATGGATGGTTATCCAGTAACATTTAGAACTCTAGATCCCCCACTTCATGAATTCGTTCCTACACGTCAAGATGAAAGAGAAAAACTCGCAAATAGTTTGGGTATCTCTCTTCAAGAATTAAATAAACGTGCTGATTCATTACATGAAAACAATCCGATGATGGGACACCGCGGTGTACGTCTTGGAATTACATTTCCCGAAATTACCGAGATGCAAGTTCGTGCAATCTTTGAGGCAACTGCAGAATTACTGCAAGAAGGGAAAAAACCATTTCCTGAAATCATGATTCCGGTAACTTGTCATGTTAATGAGATCAAACATCAGTACAAAATAATTACCAAAGTACATGCAGAAGTTTGTGAGAAATTCGGATTAAAAAAAATTCCACATCTTATTGGAACAATGATAGAAATTCCTCGTGCTTGTTTAACAGCTAACAAGATTGCCGAGGTTGCTCAATTTTTCTCCTTCGGAACGAATGATCTAACTCAAATGGGATTTGGTTTCTCAAGAGATGATATTGGTGGATTCTTACCAGAATATCTCGAACAAAAAATCCTTCCGGTTGATCCATTCCAAACAATTGATCAAGAAGCAATTGGTAAGCTGATGATGATGGCTGTCGAAGGTGGACGTGCTACTCGTCCTGATCTTAAAATTGGAATTTGTGGCGAACATGGAGGCGAACCAAAATCAGTTGAGTTCTGTCATAAGATCGGATTGAACTATGTAAGCTGTTCTCCTTTCCGTGTTCCAATTGCAAGACTTGCAGCCGCTCATGCTGTAGTTAAGGAATCAAAAAATGTAAAACCGACGGTTAAGAAAGCTGTAGTAAAAAAATCAAATAAGAAAAAAGTAAAAAGAACCACAAAGAAGAAATAA
- the queA gene encoding tRNA preQ1(34) S-adenosylmethionine ribosyltransferase-isomerase QueA gives MKLSDFKYNLPKTAIAKNPANPRDKASMMVLNRATGEIEHHKFSDLVNYIQKGDVVVVNQTKVMQARLFGKKERTNAKIEVFVLRELNKEENIWDVIVDPARKVRIGNRIYFNDKLWCEVIDNTTSRGRTVRFNEDAGDIFKAIEKIGHTPLPPYIKRDAVPSDKEHYQTIFAQTDGSVAAPTAGLHFTPALVKKVEKIGAKVVPVILHIGLGTFRPVEVEDLTKHRMDSEYFEISEETTKIINKALEDKKNVFVIGTSTCRALESSVTADGFAKPNSGWTDKFIFPPYEFRVTKKLVTNFHQPESTLMMLAAAFAGYDFIMKAYKKALKDGYRFLSYGDAMLIV, from the coding sequence ATGAAGTTATCAGATTTCAAGTACAACTTACCAAAAACTGCGATCGCAAAGAATCCAGCTAATCCGCGCGATAAAGCAAGCATGATGGTTCTTAACCGTGCAACCGGTGAAATTGAACATCACAAATTTTCAGATCTTGTAAACTACATACAGAAAGGTGATGTAGTTGTTGTTAATCAAACAAAAGTTATGCAAGCCCGTTTGTTCGGAAAAAAAGAACGGACAAATGCTAAGATTGAAGTTTTCGTTCTTAGAGAATTGAACAAGGAGGAAAACATTTGGGATGTAATTGTTGATCCTGCACGTAAAGTTAGAATCGGCAACAGAATTTATTTTAATGATAAACTCTGGTGTGAAGTAATTGATAATACAACATCCCGAGGAAGAACCGTCCGCTTTAATGAAGATGCCGGAGATATTTTTAAGGCGATTGAAAAGATCGGGCACACTCCTTTACCGCCTTACATTAAACGCGATGCAGTTCCATCGGATAAAGAACACTATCAGACAATATTTGCTCAAACAGATGGATCGGTTGCCGCTCCTACAGCCGGTCTGCATTTTACTCCTGCTCTTGTTAAGAAAGTTGAAAAGATTGGCGCTAAGGTTGTCCCTGTTATTCTGCATATCGGTCTTGGTACTTTCCGTCCCGTTGAAGTAGAAGATCTAACAAAACATAGAATGGATTCTGAATATTTTGAAATCTCTGAAGAGACAACAAAAATTATTAATAAAGCTCTTGAAGATAAGAAAAATGTTTTTGTGATTGGAACAAGTACTTGCAGAGCACTTGAAAGCAGTGTTACAGCAGATGGATTTGCAAAACCAAATTCAGGATGGACTGATAAATTCATTTTTCCACCTTACGAATTTAGAGTGACAAAAAAATTGGTAACAAATTTTCATCAGCCGGAATCAACTTTAATGATGCTGGCTGCCGCATTTGCCGGTTATGATTTTATCATGAAAGCTTATAAGAAAGCATTAAAAGACGGCTATCGCTTCTTAAGTTATGGCGATGCAATGTTAATTGTCTAA
- the lpxK gene encoding tetraacyldisaccharide 4'-kinase has translation MLKFFRLILSPLVFVYSFIIKVRNWFFDKNIFSAVKVNAKIISVGNITVGGSGKTPTVMMIASYLKSINKKVGVLSRGYGRNSLGYIYVSDGKNINSTVDECGDEVYFMSEELRVPIAVSERRVDGALQFIKDAEVDTIILDDAFQHRWIHRDVDVLIFDQNFLDKPGQIEQHLLPLGSMREPFDSMERADIIIINRKFSEKIKIPDKLKRYFENKNVFNGFYQADGIYDVKSHNFFNMNEFQGQKSLVVCGVALPFSFLNALEKNKIDITNKMIFPDHKNYTLKEVQDIRKKFYDTNCYSVLTTQKDAVKLNKFSKDLDDIDIFYLKIELKLDEQDLFNKLILKQMNKTK, from the coding sequence GTGTTAAAATTTTTCAGATTGATATTATCTCCTTTAGTGTTCGTCTATTCTTTTATAATAAAAGTTAGAAACTGGTTCTTTGACAAAAATATTTTCAGTGCTGTTAAAGTAAATGCAAAGATAATATCTGTTGGTAATATAACAGTCGGTGGTTCCGGAAAAACTCCAACTGTTATGATGATCGCTTCATACTTGAAATCTATAAATAAAAAAGTCGGAGTTTTAAGCCGCGGTTACGGCAGAAATTCTCTCGGCTACATATATGTTAGCGATGGAAAAAATATCAATTCAACTGTTGATGAATGCGGAGATGAAGTGTATTTCATGTCTGAGGAACTAAGAGTTCCCATTGCCGTTTCTGAAAGACGCGTTGACGGAGCTCTTCAATTTATTAAGGATGCTGAAGTTGATACAATAATCCTTGACGATGCATTTCAACATAGATGGATTCATCGGGATGTTGATGTTCTGATTTTTGATCAAAATTTTTTGGATAAACCCGGGCAGATTGAACAGCATTTGCTTCCTCTTGGTTCGATGAGAGAACCTTTTGATTCTATGGAGCGGGCAGATATTATTATCATTAATAGAAAATTTTCCGAGAAAATTAAGATACCGGATAAATTGAAAAGATATTTCGAAAACAAAAATGTGTTTAACGGTTTTTATCAAGCTGATGGAATTTACGATGTTAAGTCACATAACTTTTTTAATATGAATGAATTTCAAGGGCAGAAAAGTTTGGTCGTTTGCGGTGTGGCGCTTCCCTTCTCATTCTTAAATGCACTTGAAAAGAACAAAATTGATATTACTAATAAAATGATTTTCCCGGATCATAAAAATTATACTCTTAAAGAAGTACAGGATATCAGAAAGAAATTTTACGATACAAATTGCTATTCTGTTTTAACAACTCAGAAGGATGCAGTTAAACTGAATAAATTCTCTAAAGATTTAGATGATATAGATATTTTTTATTTGAAGATCGAACTAAAACTCGATGAACAAGATTTATTTAATAAATTAATCCTAAAACAAATGAACAAAACAAAGTAA
- a CDS encoding lysophospholipid acyltransferase family protein: MKLSDFQRNILRYIGIQFASAAIRVLIKTLRIKIINGETISKFASEKKNFVSAFWHGSMMIGWYIHRNENAAALVSQSKDGEVLAKILEKWNYKVIRGSSSIGGNEALSVMIDLIRENHSLAITPDGPQGPIYKMKAGAVVSAKKTNVPLFLTGIGIKKKFILKSWDHFEVPKPFSKVVVLYSDPVLIDDSFNYDETNQKIIECEALLNKLQKDALQLC; this comes from the coding sequence ATGAAGCTTAGTGATTTTCAGAGAAATATTCTTCGATATATTGGAATACAATTTGCAAGTGCTGCAATTAGGGTTCTAATCAAAACACTGCGAATTAAAATTATCAACGGCGAAACAATTTCAAAGTTCGCAAGCGAAAAGAAAAATTTTGTTTCTGCTTTCTGGCATGGCAGTATGATGATCGGCTGGTATATACATAGGAACGAAAATGCTGCCGCACTTGTTAGTCAAAGCAAAGACGGCGAAGTACTTGCAAAAATACTTGAGAAATGGAATTATAAAGTTATACGAGGTTCCAGTTCGATTGGTGGAAATGAGGCGTTATCTGTTATGATTGATTTAATCCGCGAGAACCATTCTCTTGCAATTACACCGGACGGACCGCAAGGACCTATTTACAAAATGAAAGCCGGTGCTGTGGTTTCGGCAAAAAAAACTAATGTGCCCTTATTCTTAACAGGCATTGGCATTAAGAAAAAATTTATTCTAAAAAGTTGGGATCATTTCGAAGTGCCCAAACCTTTTTCCAAAGTTGTTGTGCTTTATTCTGATCCGGTATTAATTGATGACAGTTTTAATTATGATGAAACAAATCAAAAAATAATTGAGTGCGAAGCACTCCTAAATAAATTGCAGAAGGATGCGTTGCAGTTGTGTTAA
- the lpxB gene encoding lipid-A-disaccharide synthase — MNKKLMIIAGEASGDLHGASLIKELFKLDQSLQIFGIGGDKMISAGMNAQFHIKQMAFLGFIEVLRHLPFISKVKKELLRKIAEEKIETIVLIDYPGFNLNIAKKLHELGKKVIYYISPQVWAWGKGRIDKIREVVDKMLVVFPFEEKMYRNYNVDAEYVGHPLVEHVENYSLMNKEELYKKLNLEKGKEILLLLPGSRKQEIKKIFPKCINAAVKLSKDFNLQTVVACSENIEESIFTNLTTENNYKLVKGYTYDLLKNSHFGIIKSGTSTLEAGLFQLPFIVVYSTNYLTYMLGRILAQIKNIAMANIILGENVIDELIQHDVNTKNIYSKSEAILKDKQRYNSIRSKLGLIKEELGGSGASKKTAQKIYTLLNEA, encoded by the coding sequence TTGAATAAAAAATTAATGATAATTGCCGGTGAGGCATCGGGTGATTTACACGGTGCTAGTTTGATCAAGGAATTGTTCAAGTTAGATCAGTCGTTACAGATTTTTGGAATTGGCGGAGACAAAATGATTTCAGCCGGAATGAATGCACAATTCCATATTAAACAAATGGCATTCCTCGGATTTATAGAAGTGTTAAGACATCTTCCGTTTATATCGAAAGTAAAAAAAGAATTACTTCGTAAAATTGCTGAAGAAAAAATTGAAACAATTGTATTGATAGATTATCCGGGTTTTAACTTGAACATTGCTAAAAAACTGCACGAGCTTGGTAAGAAAGTTATCTATTATATATCACCGCAAGTATGGGCTTGGGGTAAAGGTAGAATAGATAAGATTAGAGAAGTGGTTGATAAAATGCTTGTTGTATTTCCGTTCGAAGAAAAAATGTATCGTAATTATAATGTTGATGCAGAATATGTTGGTCATCCTTTAGTTGAACACGTTGAGAATTATTCATTAATGAACAAAGAAGAACTTTACAAAAAACTAAATCTGGAAAAAGGAAAAGAAATATTGCTTCTTTTGCCCGGCAGCAGAAAACAAGAGATTAAAAAAATTTTTCCAAAGTGTATAAACGCTGCGGTAAAACTTTCAAAAGATTTTAATTTACAGACTGTTGTTGCATGTTCGGAAAATATAGAGGAAAGTATCTTCACAAACTTAACTACAGAAAATAATTACAAGCTGGTAAAAGGATATACTTACGATCTGTTGAAGAATTCTCATTTCGGAATTATTAAATCCGGGACATCTACACTTGAAGCGGGATTGTTTCAGCTTCCTTTTATTGTGGTTTATTCAACTAATTATTTAACGTATATGCTCGGAAGAATTTTAGCTCAGATTAAAAATATTGCAATGGCTAACATAATCCTTGGTGAGAATGTAATTGATGAATTGATTCAGCACGATGTTAATACAAAAAATATATATTCAAAATCTGAAGCAATATTAAAAGACAAGCAAAGATATAATTCCATCAGGAGCAAACTTGGTTTGATAAAAGAAGAACTTGGCGGAAGCGGAGCTTCAAAAAAAACCGCCCAAAAAATATACACATTGTTAAATGAAGCTTAG
- a CDS encoding isoprenylcysteine carboxylmethyltransferase family protein produces the protein MNNFAQKIFKYRSYTPLPFVLLMLIFQKATVTSILIGFAIVLCGEFFRLWGVSYAGSETRTTDGVGGTYLVVSGSFAYVRNPLYLGNMLMYLGVGIMSMALFPFLQIAALLFFFWQYTVIIKEEEGFLRTKFGKNYEDYLKVVPKFIPSLSKYSNSGIEQPPLNIKAGLRSEIRTMQAILAISFLVIIRFVLN, from the coding sequence ATGAATAATTTTGCTCAAAAAATTTTCAAGTACAGAAGTTACACACCACTTCCATTTGTATTGCTAATGCTGATTTTTCAAAAAGCTACTGTCACAAGCATTTTAATTGGTTTTGCAATTGTACTCTGTGGAGAGTTTTTCCGATTGTGGGGCGTTAGTTATGCAGGAAGTGAAACAAGAACAACTGATGGAGTCGGCGGGACATATTTAGTTGTATCCGGTTCATTCGCATACGTACGCAATCCGCTTTATCTGGGCAACATGCTGATGTACCTCGGTGTTGGAATTATGTCTATGGCGTTATTCCCTTTTCTTCAAATTGCTGCACTTCTCTTTTTTTTCTGGCAGTATACAGTAATCATAAAAGAGGAAGAAGGATTTCTTCGAACAAAGTTCGGGAAAAACTATGAAGATTATTTAAAAGTTGTTCCGAAGTTTATTCCAAGTTTAAGTAAGTATAGCAATTCCGGAATTGAACAGCCGCCATTAAATATAAAAGCCGGCCTGCGTTCAGAAATTAGAACTATGCAGGCAATTTTAGCAATCTCTTTTTTAGTAATAATCCGTTTTGTATTGAATTGA